The proteins below come from a single Oryzomicrobium terrae genomic window:
- the fliQ gene encoding flagellar biosynthesis protein FliQ, translated as MNTGTVVEIGRQAVEATILLSGPMLAVALVVGLLISIFQAATSLNEATLSFVPKVLAMFATLIIAGPWMIQTAVDFITRLFTAIPQLIG; from the coding sequence ATGAATACCGGTACCGTCGTCGAAATCGGCCGCCAGGCCGTAGAGGCCACCATTCTCCTGTCCGGGCCGATGCTCGCGGTCGCCCTGGTGGTGGGTCTGCTCATCAGCATCTTTCAGGCCGCCACCTCGCTCAACGAGGCGACCCTGTCGTTCGTACCCAAGGTGCTGGCCATGTTCGCCACCCTGATCATCGCCGGTCCGTGGATGATCCAGACCGCGGTGGATTTCATCACCCGGCTGTTTACCGCCATTCCCCAGTTGATCGGCTAA
- the fliP gene encoding flagellar type III secretion system pore protein FliP (The bacterial flagellar biogenesis protein FliP forms a type III secretion system (T3SS)-type pore required for flagellar assembly.), with product MAGIFGLLALSAAPVLAQSVPAFNSTPGPGGSTNYTLSIQTLLFLTSLTFIPAALLMMTAFTRIVIVLSMLRQAIGLQMAPPNQVVIGLSLFMTFFVMAPTLEKVYQDAYQPLSENKITFPQAIERASVPMKQFMLRQTREADIALFARFAKVDRIEKPEDVPMRILVPAYVTSELKTAFQIGFIIFIPFLVIDMVVGATLMSMGMMMMSPVMVALPFKMMLFVLADGWHLVLGSLVQSFAP from the coding sequence TTGGCGGGCATCTTCGGCCTGCTTGCCCTGAGTGCCGCACCAGTGCTGGCTCAGAGCGTGCCAGCCTTTAACAGCACCCCGGGCCCCGGTGGCAGCACCAACTACACGCTGTCGATCCAGACGCTGCTGTTCCTCACCTCCCTGACCTTCATCCCGGCAGCGCTGCTGATGATGACGGCGTTCACCCGCATCGTCATCGTGCTGTCGATGCTGCGCCAGGCGATCGGCCTGCAAATGGCGCCGCCCAACCAGGTGGTGATCGGTCTCTCCCTGTTCATGACTTTCTTCGTCATGGCGCCGACCCTGGAAAAGGTCTACCAGGACGCCTACCAGCCCCTGTCGGAAAACAAGATCACCTTTCCCCAGGCCATCGAACGGGCCTCGGTGCCGATGAAGCAGTTCATGCTGCGCCAGACCCGGGAGGCCGACATCGCCCTGTTCGCGCGCTTCGCCAAGGTGGACCGCATCGAAAAGCCCGAGGACGTGCCGATGCGCATCCTGGTGCCCGCCTACGTCACCAGCGAGTTGAAGACCGCCTTCCAGATCGGCTTCATCATCTTCATTCCCTTCCTGGTGATCGACATGGTGGTGGGCGCCACCCTGATGTCCATGGGCATGATGATGATGTCGCCGGTGATGGTGGCGCTGCCCTTCAAGATGATGCTGTTCGTGCTGGCCGATGGCTGGCACCTGGTCCTGGGTTCCCTCGTACAGAGCTTTGCACCATGA
- the fliO gene encoding flagellar biosynthetic protein FliO: MPLSLFWRFSRLCLPLLLAAPLARAEGENMAAGATATPPGTAANAATAIGTAAPLAAGSLLQALLGLILVLILLMAAAYWLRKVQGQRGLGGGLMRVVAALPLGTRERIVIVEVGDTWLVLGITAQGITPLHTLPKGEAPPPAELLTPFADKLKEFIDRRHGSVRS, encoded by the coding sequence ATGCCCCTTTCCCTTTTCTGGCGCTTTTCCCGCCTTTGCCTGCCCTTGCTACTGGCCGCGCCCCTGGCCCGGGCAGAAGGGGAGAATATGGCCGCCGGGGCCACGGCAACGCCTCCGGGTACGGCGGCAAATGCGGCCACCGCCATCGGTACCGCAGCACCGCTCGCCGCCGGCAGCCTTCTGCAAGCCCTGCTCGGCCTGATCCTGGTCCTCATCCTGCTCATGGCCGCTGCGTACTGGTTGCGCAAAGTTCAAGGCCAGCGGGGCTTAGGAGGCGGACTGATGCGGGTAGTGGCCGCCCTGCCCCTGGGCACCCGGGAACGCATCGTCATCGTCGAGGTGGGCGATACCTGGCTTGTACTGGGCATCACCGCCCAAGGCATCACGCCGCTGCACACCCTGCCCAAGGGTGAAGCACCGCCGCCGGCGGAGCTGCTCACGCCCTTTGCCGACAAACTCAAAGAATTCATCGATCGCCGTCATGGCTCCGTCCGTTCCTGA
- the fliN gene encoding flagellar motor switch protein FliN translates to MADLENNVDSNQENPNTGGEDQISEDDWAAAMAEQAVSDEAASSSAPAAQPAAIFPSFGEESSKNGMMKELDMILDIPVQLTVELGRTKITIKNLLQLAHGSVVELDALAGEPMDVLVNGTLIAQGEVVVVNDKFGIRLTDIITPSERMRKLGR, encoded by the coding sequence ATGGCTGACTTGGAAAACAACGTGGATAGCAATCAGGAAAATCCCAACACCGGCGGCGAGGATCAAATCAGCGAAGACGACTGGGCCGCCGCGATGGCCGAGCAGGCCGTCTCCGACGAGGCTGCCAGCAGCAGCGCTCCGGCCGCCCAGCCTGCCGCCATCTTTCCGTCCTTCGGCGAGGAATCGTCCAAGAACGGCATGATGAAAGAGCTCGACATGATTCTGGACATCCCCGTCCAGCTCACCGTCGAACTCGGCCGCACCAAGATCACCATCAAGAACCTGCTGCAACTGGCCCACGGTTCGGTGGTGGAACTCGACGCCCTGGCCGGCGAACCCATGGACGTGCTGGTCAACGGCACCCTGATCGCCCAGGGCGAGGTGGTGGTGGTGAACGACAAGTTCGGTATTCGCCTCACCGACATCATCACCCCGTCAGAGCGGATGCGTAAGCTGGGCCGATAA
- the fliM gene encoding flagellar motor switch protein FliM, with amino-acid sequence MAQDFLSQEEVDALLKGVTGETDEPEAEVAATGGVSAYNLGTQERIVRGRMPTLELVNERFARYLRIGLFNYMHRNAEVSVGPIRVQKYSEFIRNLVVPTNLNLIIAKPLRGTALVVFDPNLVFLVVDNMFGGDGRFHTRVEGRDFTPTEQRIIQGMLGVVFSEYERSWKPVQELKFEYVRSEMNSQFANIATPSEIVVSTTFTLEFGGAAADMHICFPYSMLEPIRDLLYSTMQSDHLSTDKRWVATLRRQLQGAELELVANLAQATVSLRQVLNMKAGDVIGVTIPEKLTASVDGVPVMTCRYGQQGGQYALKVEGFVNADLLDPPAPTPIDTGEQHG; translated from the coding sequence ATGGCCCAGGATTTCCTCTCTCAGGAAGAGGTTGACGCCCTACTCAAAGGCGTCACCGGGGAAACTGACGAGCCCGAGGCCGAAGTCGCCGCCACGGGCGGGGTAAGTGCGTACAACCTGGGCACCCAGGAGCGCATCGTCCGCGGGCGGATGCCCACCCTGGAACTGGTCAATGAGCGTTTTGCCCGCTACCTGCGCATCGGCCTGTTCAACTACATGCACCGCAACGCCGAGGTGTCGGTGGGGCCGATCCGGGTGCAGAAGTACAGCGAATTCATCCGCAACCTGGTGGTGCCGACCAACCTCAACCTGATCATCGCCAAACCCCTGCGCGGCACGGCCTTGGTGGTGTTCGATCCGAACCTGGTGTTCCTGGTGGTGGACAACATGTTCGGCGGCGATGGGCGCTTCCACACCCGGGTGGAAGGGCGCGACTTCACCCCCACCGAGCAGCGCATCATCCAGGGCATGCTCGGCGTGGTGTTCAGCGAATACGAACGGTCGTGGAAGCCGGTGCAGGAACTCAAGTTCGAGTATGTGCGCTCGGAAATGAACTCCCAGTTCGCCAACATCGCCACCCCCTCGGAGATCGTGGTGTCCACCACCTTCACCCTGGAATTCGGCGGTGCGGCGGCGGATATGCATATCTGCTTCCCCTATTCGATGCTGGAGCCGATCCGCGATCTGCTCTACAGCACCATGCAGAGCGACCACCTGTCCACCGACAAGCGCTGGGTCGCCACCCTGCGCCGCCAGTTGCAAGGGGCGGAACTGGAGCTCGTCGCCAACCTGGCCCAGGCCACCGTGTCCCTGCGTCAGGTGCTCAACATGAAAGCCGGTGACGTCATCGGCGTCACCATCCCGGAAAAACTCACCGCCTCGGTGGACGGCGTGCCGGTCATGACCTGCCGCTACGGCCAGCAAGGCGGGCAGTACGCCCTGAAGGTCGAGGGCTTCGTTAACGCCGACCTGCTCGACCCTCCCGCGCCCACCCCGATCGACACGGGAGAGCAGCATGGCTGA
- the fliL gene encoding flagellar basal body-associated protein FliL: MAKTEAKAAEAAPKKSNAKLLIILLSVILLVVLAGGAFLLLKQSDHADEDEDVVQQEKPKKKKKEAHAPVFQALETFTVNLVPEQGDQYLQVGISVELEDVTDGEKLKVFMPKLRNQITLLLSSKKASELTSKEGKEKLAEELRETINVTLDPPPKGKKAESPVKEVLFTSFIIQ, from the coding sequence ATGGCCAAGACCGAAGCCAAGGCCGCCGAAGCCGCGCCGAAGAAAAGCAACGCCAAGCTACTGATCATCCTGCTGTCCGTCATTCTGCTCGTCGTCCTGGCCGGCGGCGCTTTCCTGCTGCTCAAGCAGTCAGATCACGCTGACGAGGACGAGGACGTGGTCCAGCAGGAAAAGCCGAAGAAAAAGAAGAAGGAAGCGCATGCTCCCGTGTTCCAGGCCCTGGAAACTTTTACGGTCAACCTGGTGCCCGAGCAGGGGGATCAGTATCTGCAAGTCGGTATTTCGGTTGAGCTGGAAGACGTGACCGATGGCGAGAAGCTCAAGGTCTTCATGCCCAAGCTGCGCAACCAGATCACCCTGTTGCTGTCGTCGAAAAAGGCCTCCGAGCTCACCAGCAAGGAAGGCAAGGAAAAACTGGCCGAAGAACTGCGCGAAACCATCAACGTGACCCTCGATCCGCCGCCCAAGGGCAAGAAAGCCGAGAGCCCGGTCAAGGAAGTCCTGTTCACCTCGTTCATCATCCAGTAA
- a CDS encoding flagellar hook-length control protein FliK, producing MGISAATASAIAKVVPPPAQASANAGVNNSNASDANETAPTSKGDFMAALLAQLRGSGTQEIVVPGGSDKGKAEPAVGEDSELTDPAAFMAGLQAAFNLAPQPATKVAPAAGAGDKAEPSIAITTGTPSEAMATPSEESPLLGLAADGGKAAKTAGFDAALKDADVKLAATDAPPTPLTNPSATHAQPHQVATDDTTVQTPVRDARWGEEFNQKVVWMVKQDQQSAQLTLNPPQLGPVEVTIHVGPDAKASATFISPHAEVREAIEAALPRLRDMMATAGVSLGQTNVGSESMAQQQQMAQQQQNPRSFSQGSAGKGQGGEGGGGEATAILGADGVSGRSGPIRQGVGLVDTFA from the coding sequence ATGGGAATTTCTGCCGCTACTGCTTCTGCCATCGCCAAGGTGGTGCCGCCACCTGCCCAGGCCTCGGCCAATGCTGGCGTTAACAACAGCAACGCCAGCGACGCGAACGAGACCGCCCCGACCAGCAAAGGGGATTTCATGGCGGCCCTGCTCGCCCAGTTGCGCGGCAGCGGCACCCAGGAGATCGTCGTGCCCGGTGGCAGCGACAAGGGCAAAGCCGAGCCCGCGGTCGGTGAGGACAGCGAACTGACCGATCCCGCGGCCTTCATGGCTGGACTGCAAGCGGCCTTCAACCTCGCCCCGCAGCCCGCCACCAAAGTGGCTCCGGCGGCAGGCGCCGGCGACAAGGCCGAGCCGAGCATTGCCATCACCACCGGCACCCCGAGCGAAGCCATGGCGACACCCAGCGAAGAATCGCCGCTGCTGGGCCTGGCGGCAGATGGCGGCAAAGCGGCAAAAACTGCCGGCTTCGATGCCGCCTTGAAGGATGCCGACGTCAAGCTTGCCGCCACGGACGCTCCGCCGACGCCCCTGACCAATCCCAGTGCCACCCACGCCCAGCCCCACCAAGTTGCCACCGACGACACCACCGTCCAGACTCCAGTGCGCGACGCCCGCTGGGGCGAAGAATTCAACCAAAAAGTGGTCTGGATGGTGAAGCAGGACCAGCAGAGCGCCCAGTTGACGCTCAACCCACCCCAGCTCGGGCCGGTGGAGGTCACCATCCACGTGGGACCTGACGCCAAAGCCAGCGCCACCTTCATTTCTCCCCATGCCGAGGTCCGGGAAGCCATCGAGGCCGCACTGCCGCGCCTGCGTGACATGATGGCCACCGCCGGGGTATCCCTGGGCCAGACCAACGTCGGCAGCGAATCCATGGCGCAACAGCAGCAAATGGCACAGCAACAGCAGAACCCCCGCTCGTTCAGCCAGGGTAGCGCCGGCAAGGGCCAGGGCGGCGAGGGAGGTGGCGGTGAGGCCACTGCTATACTAGGCGCCGACGGGGTATCCGGACGTTCGGGCCCGATCCGGCAAGGTGTTGGTCTGGTAGACACATTTGCGTAA
- the fliJ gene encoding flagellar export protein FliJ, translated as MQDRVDDATRALGALVSAEQDAKSKLQLLVQYREEYVARFHDAGTQGVSLAVWRNYQVFIDRIDQAIAQQRAAVAASELRTAEGQAEWLHQRNKLKAIDTLFHKRQEGERLVENKRDQKFQDEFAARRFKPE; from the coding sequence ATGCAAGATCGCGTCGACGATGCCACCCGCGCCCTAGGTGCTCTGGTATCGGCCGAACAGGACGCCAAATCAAAGCTGCAACTCCTCGTCCAGTACCGGGAGGAATACGTGGCACGCTTCCACGACGCCGGCACCCAGGGCGTTTCCCTGGCAGTATGGCGTAACTACCAGGTATTCATCGACCGCATCGACCAGGCCATCGCACAGCAGCGGGCCGCCGTCGCCGCATCGGAGCTGCGCACCGCCGAAGGTCAGGCCGAGTGGCTACACCAGCGCAACAAGCTGAAAGCCATCGACACCCTCTTCCACAAGCGTCAGGAAGGCGAGCGCCTAGTGGAAAACAAGCGCGACCAGAAATTCCAGGACGAATTTGCCGCGCGCCGCTTCAAGCCGGAATAG
- the fliI gene encoding flagellar protein export ATPase FliI: protein MLSQCREGLDSAAPLLVSGKLTRINGLVMEAAGLKLPLGSSAKIMPVGGAPVEAEVVGFHGEKLFLMPSDDIYGLSPGARVAPYESTVAEPRLDQPRLMRRRAADRTKLVPVGESMLGRVVDGAGRPLDNHGPLHAEAMRPLHSRPVNPMSRAPIAQTLDVGVRAINGMLTVGRGQRMGLFAGSGVGKSVLLGMMARYTEAEIIVVGLIGERGREVKEFIEQILGEEGLARAVVVAAPADTSPLMRLQGASYATTLAEYFRDQGHQVLLIMDSLTRYAMAQREIALAIGEPPVTRGYPPSVFARLPQLVERAGNGPDGGGSITAFYTVLAEGDDQQDPIADSARAILDGHIVLNRSLADAGHYPAIDIEQSISRAMVNLITPGQFDHVRRFKQLFSRYQRSRDLIAVGAYAPGSDPLLDQAVSAFPRLEAFLVQNLGERSTYPDSIAQLEQLFSPGGV, encoded by the coding sequence TTGTTGTCCCAGTGCCGCGAGGGCCTGGATAGCGCCGCGCCGCTACTGGTTTCTGGCAAGCTCACCCGCATCAACGGTCTGGTCATGGAGGCTGCCGGCCTGAAACTCCCGCTTGGCAGTTCGGCCAAAATCATGCCGGTTGGCGGCGCGCCGGTGGAAGCTGAAGTGGTCGGTTTCCACGGTGAAAAGCTCTTTCTGATGCCGTCGGACGATATCTACGGGCTCTCGCCGGGGGCCCGGGTCGCCCCCTACGAGAGCACGGTTGCCGAACCGCGCCTCGACCAGCCTCGCCTGATGCGCCGCCGTGCCGCCGACCGGACCAAGCTGGTCCCGGTTGGCGAATCCATGCTCGGCCGGGTTGTGGATGGCGCCGGGCGCCCCTTGGACAACCACGGGCCACTCCATGCCGAGGCAATGCGTCCGCTACACTCCCGACCGGTCAACCCAATGTCCCGGGCGCCGATCGCCCAGACCCTGGACGTGGGCGTGCGCGCCATCAACGGCATGCTCACCGTCGGTCGGGGCCAGCGTATGGGCCTGTTCGCCGGCTCCGGCGTGGGTAAATCGGTGCTACTAGGGATGATGGCCCGTTACACCGAGGCCGAGATCATCGTCGTCGGCCTGATCGGCGAGCGGGGCCGGGAAGTCAAGGAGTTCATCGAGCAGATCCTTGGCGAGGAGGGTCTGGCCCGTGCGGTGGTGGTCGCCGCCCCCGCCGACACCAGTCCATTGATGCGCCTGCAGGGCGCGTCCTACGCCACCACCCTGGCCGAATACTTCCGCGACCAGGGCCACCAGGTGCTGCTGATCATGGATTCCCTGACCCGCTACGCCATGGCCCAGCGCGAAATCGCCCTGGCCATCGGCGAACCGCCGGTCACCCGGGGCTATCCCCCTTCGGTCTTCGCCCGACTGCCCCAACTCGTGGAGCGGGCCGGCAACGGACCGGACGGCGGCGGCTCGATCACGGCGTTCTACACCGTGCTGGCCGAGGGCGATGACCAGCAAGACCCCATTGCCGACTCGGCCCGAGCCATCCTCGACGGTCACATCGTGCTCAACCGCTCCCTGGCGGATGCCGGCCACTATCCGGCCATCGACATCGAGCAGTCGATCTCCCGGGCCATGGTGAACCTCATCACCCCGGGACAGTTCGACCACGTGCGCCGCTTTAAGCAACTCTTCTCGCGCTATCAGCGCTCCCGCGACCTGATCGCCGTCGGTGCCTATGCGCCCGGATCGGACCCCCTGCTCGACCAGGCGGTCAGTGCTTTTCCCCGGCTCGAAGCCTTTCTCGTGCAAAACCTGGGGGAGCGCTCCACCTATCCGGACAGCATTGCCCAACTGGAGCAGCTGTTTAGCCCCGGCGGCGTTTGA
- the fliH gene encoding flagellar assembly protein FliH, giving the protein MAENYIPKEKLTAYERYELAAFDAPPEPPPATVESHELPDSQLPVTPLPTAEELEHIHEEARQAGHNAGYAEGREQGYNQGYTEGHAAGRDEGLAEVHAQAARLAALAEQLDGAARHLDQTVADDVLALALEVARQVIRQALRVKPELLLAVVREALVALPHAERPLLYLHPDDATLVREHLGEQIQHAGWRVVEDMSVPPGGCRVEAGSSEVDGTLASRWKRTLDAIGLHQDWLE; this is encoded by the coding sequence ATGGCCGAGAACTACATTCCCAAAGAAAAGCTCACTGCCTACGAACGGTACGAGCTGGCAGCTTTCGATGCCCCCCCGGAACCGCCGCCAGCCACGGTGGAATCTCACGAACTCCCCGATTCCCAGTTGCCGGTGACGCCCCTGCCCACGGCGGAGGAGCTTGAGCATATCCACGAGGAGGCGCGCCAAGCCGGTCATAACGCCGGCTATGCCGAAGGCCGTGAGCAGGGCTACAACCAGGGCTATACCGAGGGCCATGCCGCCGGCCGCGATGAAGGCCTGGCCGAGGTACATGCCCAAGCCGCCCGGCTGGCGGCCCTGGCCGAACAACTCGACGGGGCTGCGCGCCACCTCGATCAAACCGTGGCCGACGACGTGCTGGCCCTCGCCTTGGAAGTGGCCCGCCAGGTCATTCGCCAGGCTCTGCGAGTCAAGCCCGAGCTACTGCTGGCAGTGGTCCGGGAGGCCCTGGTTGCCCTGCCCCATGCCGAGCGCCCCCTGCTCTACCTGCACCCGGACGATGCAACGCTGGTGCGCGAGCACCTGGGCGAGCAGATCCAGCACGCCGGCTGGCGGGTGGTGGAGGACATGTCCGTGCCGCCGGGAGGCTGTCGTGTCGAAGCCGGCAGTAGTGAAGTGGACGGCACCCTGGCCTCACGCTGGAAACGCACCCTGGACGCCATCGGCCTCCACCAGGATTGGCTGGAATAA
- the fliG gene encoding flagellar motor switch protein FliG: MAATDEAVEKSAILLIALGEENAAEVLKHLGPREVQKLGHAMAGLKSVPRARIEQVLEEFHAIVSEQASLHVDTDAYIRSVLTKALGDDKATNLISRILQGGETNGIEGLKWMDAPTVADLIKNEHPQIIATILVHLEHDHASEILSYFTDRLRNDVVLRVATLEGVQPAALKELNDVMLGLISGSANVKKAAMGGVRTVAEILNFMGTANETSVIDSIREYDPDLAQKILDEMFVFENLNDLDDRSVQLLLREIQSDSLILALKGASEGLREKIFKNMSQRAAEMLREDLEAKGPVRLSEVEAEQKEILKIVRRLADEGQIVMGGKGDDQFV, translated from the coding sequence ATGGCAGCCACTGACGAAGCCGTTGAAAAGAGCGCCATCCTGCTCATCGCCCTGGGCGAGGAAAATGCCGCGGAAGTACTCAAGCACCTCGGCCCGCGGGAGGTGCAAAAGCTTGGCCACGCCATGGCCGGCCTCAAATCCGTGCCCCGGGCGCGCATCGAGCAGGTGCTCGAAGAGTTTCACGCCATCGTCTCGGAACAAGCATCGCTGCACGTCGATACCGATGCCTACATCCGCAGCGTGCTGACCAAGGCCCTGGGCGACGACAAGGCCACCAACCTGATCTCGCGCATCCTCCAAGGCGGCGAGACCAACGGCATCGAAGGCCTGAAGTGGATGGACGCCCCGACGGTGGCCGATCTGATCAAGAACGAGCACCCCCAGATCATTGCCACCATCCTGGTACACCTGGAGCACGACCACGCCAGCGAAATCCTCTCCTACTTCACCGACCGCCTGCGCAACGACGTGGTGCTGCGCGTTGCCACGCTGGAAGGCGTCCAACCGGCGGCCCTGAAAGAACTCAACGACGTCATGCTCGGCCTCATCTCCGGTTCGGCCAACGTCAAGAAGGCCGCCATGGGTGGCGTACGCACCGTGGCCGAAATCCTCAACTTCATGGGTACCGCCAACGAGACATCGGTCATCGACTCGATCCGCGAGTACGATCCTGACCTGGCCCAGAAGATCCTCGACGAGATGTTCGTCTTCGAGAACCTCAACGATCTGGACGACCGCTCGGTACAGCTGCTGCTGCGCGAAATCCAGTCCGATTCCCTCATCCTGGCGCTCAAGGGCGCCTCCGAAGGGCTGCGCGAGAAGATCTTCAAGAATATGTCCCAGCGTGCCGCCGAAATGCTGCGCGAAGACCTGGAAGCCAAGGGCCCGGTGCGGTTGTCCGAAGTGGAAGCAGAGCAGAAGGAAATCCTCAAGATCGTCCGGCGCCTTGCCGACGAAGGCCAGATCGTCATGGGTGGCAAGGGCGACGACCAGTTCGTCTGA